The genomic interval GCCGCCTCCGAAGGCGAGACCTCCTGCCCAGGCAAAGCCGGTTTCTTTTGCGAAGCGTCTGGAGATTGCGAGGGCCGTTTCGCTCTGACGGGCCTCGGGAAACCCTGAATTCGCAATGGCAAGAAACTCCTGCCTCCTCACATCGGGTCGCCCCTTTCGATCTTCTGCGATAGCCTCGAGGGCCCTGATAACAGGAGTCGGAAGGCTGTCGATATAGAGCGGAAATGTAAGAACAATGATATCCGCGCCTTCTACTCCACGGAGTAATTTCTCCATGCCGTCCCGGGATGAGATGGATTGACTGATGAGAATCCTATCCGCCTCCATTCCCTTCTCTTTAACCTTCTCAAGCAGATAGGTGCCGATAGATTCTGATGTGCTTTTCCCCCTTTTCGGACTCCCGACGAGGAGCAGCATTTTTCTTGTTGTGCCCATGTTTTTTCACCTGCCTTCCGATAAAAGGGTATGTATCGTTTCCCTCATTTCCTGAGGTGTCTGGGTACCGTAAAGAAATCCTGCTGCGAAGGCAGGACTATGAAAATTGA from Thermodesulfovibrionales bacterium carries:
- a CDS encoding NAD(P)H-dependent oxidoreductase — its product is MGTTRKMLLLVGSPKRGKSTSESIGTYLLEKVKEKGMEADRILISQSISSRDGMEKLLRGVEGADIIVLTFPLYIDSLPTPVIRALEAIAEDRKGRPDVRRQEFLAIANSGFPEARQSETALAISRRFAKETGFAWAGGLAFGGGEAIGGQPLEKAGGRARHLRRALDLSAAAIIEGRSVPETATALMARPFIPRWLYTFMGDMGWRRKAKREGCRSRLDRRPYG